Proteins encoded in a region of the Sphingomonas sp. HMP9 genome:
- the lepA gene encoding translation elongation factor 4 has translation MTPLDRIRNFSIIAHIDHGKSTLADRLIQQTGGLTAREMSEQVLDNMDIEKERGITIKAQTVRLAYHAKDGLDYVLNLMDTPGHVDFAYEVSRSLAACEGALLVVDAAQGVEAQTLANVYQSIEHDHEIVPVINKIDLPAAEPEKVRKEIEDVIGIDASGAVLASAKSGIGIEDILEAIVTKIPPPSGDPEAPLKAMLVDSWYDPYLGVVILVRVIDGVLKTGQQIKFMQTGTMHLVDRVGCFRPKIEQLTELGTGEMGFITAQIKEVAQTRVGDTITDAKRPALEALAGFKEVQPVVFCGMFPVDAAEFEKLRESISKLRLNDASFSFEMETSAALGFGFRCGFLGLLHLEIIQERLTREYDLDLITTAPSVVYEIELTHPDPAGTTHIELHNPADMPEPNKIATISEPWIEATIYVPDEYLGSVLKLCQDRRGIQKNLTYVGGRAQATYELPLNEVVFDFYDRLKSMSKGYASFDYHQIGYREGDLVKMGILVNEEPVDALSMIVHRGTAEVRGRGMVERLKELIPRHLFKIPIQAAIGGKVIARETISAMRKDVTAKCYGGDASRKKKLLEKQKKGKLKMREYGSVSIPQEAFIAALRMGDDA, from the coding sequence ATGACTCCGCTCGACCGCATCCGCAATTTTTCCATCATCGCCCATATCGACCATGGCAAGTCGACGCTCGCCGATCGGCTGATCCAGCAGACCGGCGGCCTGACCGCGCGCGAAATGTCCGAGCAGGTGCTCGACAATATGGACATCGAGAAGGAGCGCGGAATCACGATCAAGGCGCAGACCGTGCGTCTTGCGTACCACGCCAAGGACGGCCTCGATTACGTCCTCAACCTGATGGACACGCCGGGCCACGTCGACTTCGCCTACGAAGTGAGCCGCAGCCTCGCCGCATGCGAGGGCGCGCTGCTCGTGGTCGACGCGGCGCAAGGCGTCGAGGCGCAGACGCTTGCCAACGTCTACCAGTCGATCGAGCATGATCATGAGATCGTGCCGGTCATCAACAAGATCGACCTCCCCGCCGCCGAGCCCGAGAAGGTCCGCAAGGAAATCGAGGACGTGATCGGCATCGACGCGTCCGGCGCGGTGCTTGCGTCGGCAAAGTCGGGGATCGGCATCGAGGACATCCTCGAGGCGATCGTCACCAAGATCCCGCCGCCCAGCGGCGACCCCGAGGCGCCGCTGAAGGCGATGCTGGTCGACAGCTGGTACGATCCGTATCTCGGCGTCGTCATCCTCGTCCGCGTGATCGACGGCGTCCTGAAGACGGGCCAGCAGATCAAGTTCATGCAGACCGGCACGATGCATCTGGTCGACCGGGTCGGGTGTTTCCGCCCCAAGATCGAGCAGCTGACCGAACTCGGCACGGGCGAAATGGGCTTCATCACCGCGCAGATCAAAGAGGTCGCGCAGACTCGTGTCGGCGACACGATTACCGATGCGAAGCGGCCTGCGCTCGAGGCTCTGGCGGGCTTCAAGGAAGTCCAGCCGGTGGTGTTCTGCGGGATGTTCCCGGTCGATGCCGCCGAGTTCGAGAAGCTGCGCGAGAGCATCAGCAAGCTGCGGCTGAACGATGCGAGCTTCTCGTTCGAGATGGAGACGTCGGCGGCTTTGGGCTTCGGCTTCCGCTGCGGGTTCCTCGGGCTGCTGCATCTGGAGATCATCCAGGAGCGACTGACGCGCGAGTACGACCTCGACCTGATCACGACCGCGCCGTCGGTGGTGTACGAGATCGAGCTGACCCACCCCGATCCTGCGGGCACGACGCATATCGAGCTGCACAACCCCGCCGACATGCCCGAGCCGAACAAGATCGCGACGATCAGCGAGCCGTGGATCGAGGCGACGATCTATGTTCCCGACGAATATCTCGGGAGTGTCCTGAAGCTCTGCCAGGATCGTCGCGGCATCCAGAAGAACCTGACCTATGTCGGCGGCCGCGCGCAGGCGACGTATGAACTGCCGCTCAACGAGGTCGTGTTCGATTTCTACGACCGGCTGAAGTCGATGTCCAAGGGCTATGCCAGCTTCGATTATCACCAGATCGGCTACCGCGAGGGTGACCTCGTCAAGATGGGTATCCTGGTCAACGAAGAGCCGGTCGACGCGCTCAGCATGATCGTCCACCGCGGCACCGCCGAAGTGCGCGGACGCGGCATGGTCGAGCGACTGAAGGAACTGATCCCCCGCCATCTGTTCAAGATCCCGATCCAGGCGGCGATCGGCGGCAAGGTGATCGCGCGCGAGACGATCAGCGCGATGCGCAAGGACGTGACCGCCAAATGCTATGGCGGCGACGCGAGCCGCAAGAAGAAGCTCCTCGAAAAGCAGAAGAAGGGGAAGCTCAAGATGCGCGAATACGGCTCGGTCAGCATCCCGCAGGAGGCGTTCATCGCCGCGCTGCGCATGGGCGACGACGCCTGA
- a CDS encoding DUF1465 family protein, with the protein MQRRLIDALYTEAMALADEARTYFDEAGRVEREALDPLIRVSFSCESLKVTTRLMHVIAWLLTQRAVQSGELRARDALDPERRLGDAPTTDAALLAMLPARARDLIGASMDLHRRVALMDEAQGRPAVIASPVRTLHKRIANAF; encoded by the coding sequence ATGCAGCGCCGGCTTATCGACGCGCTGTACACCGAAGCGATGGCGCTGGCCGACGAGGCGCGAACCTATTTCGACGAGGCTGGCCGCGTCGAACGCGAGGCACTCGATCCACTGATCCGGGTCAGCTTCAGCTGTGAATCGCTGAAGGTCACGACGCGGTTGATGCACGTCATCGCCTGGTTGCTCACGCAGCGCGCGGTTCAGTCCGGCGAGTTGCGCGCGCGCGATGCGCTCGACCCCGAGCGACGGCTGGGCGATGCGCCGACGACCGACGCTGCCTTGCTGGCGATGCTGCCTGCGCGAGCGCGCGACCTGATCGGGGCCAGCATGGATCTGCATCGGCGCGTGGCGTTGATGGACGAGGCGCAGGGCAGGCCCGCGGTCATCGCAAGCCCGGTTCGGACGCTGCACAAGCGGATCGCAAACGCGTTCTAG
- a CDS encoding DUF465 domain-containing protein, producing the protein MRIEHRDLDDAIAALALASTPEQLQMARLKKRKLRLRDEIASLEDLLIPDIIA; encoded by the coding sequence ATGCGGATCGAGCATCGCGATCTCGACGACGCGATCGCTGCGCTGGCGCTGGCTTCGACGCCTGAACAGTTACAGATGGCGCGGCTCAAGAAGCGGAAATTGCGGCTGCGCGACGAGATTGCGTCGCTGGAAGACCTGCTGATCCCGGATATTATCGCCTGA
- a CDS encoding YdcH family protein has protein sequence MQTTHQTALETKHAVLDQRIADETHRPLPDANLLASLKKQKLRLKEEIVSL, from the coding sequence ATGCAGACGACTCATCAGACAGCCCTGGAAACCAAGCATGCCGTGCTGGATCAGCGGATCGCCGACGAAACGCATCGTCCGCTCCCCGACGCGAACCTGCTGGCGAGCCTGAAGAAGCAGAAGCTGCGACTGAAGGAAGAGATCGTCAGCCTGTAA
- a CDS encoding PilZ domain-containing protein, protein MSVDTVSAGGNENRRQRERDSLLLVAQVRIGTEDIVREARVRNLSETGLMAELAKVVDVGTPVTVTLRGIGDVAGTVAWCTEGRMGISLDSPVDPLLVRKPSSGAKSLAPVHIAKASDSTYALRNPKPR, encoded by the coding sequence ATGAGCGTGGACACCGTGTCGGCCGGCGGTAACGAGAACCGGCGACAGCGCGAGCGCGACAGCCTGTTGCTGGTCGCGCAGGTGCGGATCGGGACCGAGGATATTGTACGCGAGGCCAGGGTCCGTAACCTGTCCGAGACAGGACTGATGGCCGAACTCGCCAAGGTCGTCGACGTCGGGACGCCGGTCACGGTGACGTTGCGCGGGATTGGCGACGTCGCCGGTACTGTCGCATGGTGCACCGAGGGGCGGATGGGCATATCGCTCGATTCGCCGGTAGACCCGCTGCTGGTCCGTAAACCGTCGAGCGGGGCCAAATCCCTGGCGCCGGTCCATATCGCGAAGGCGTCGGACAGCACGTACGCCTTACGCAATCCTAAGCCGCGATAG
- the dksA gene encoding RNA polymerase-binding protein DksA, giving the protein MATVMNRVDDTGKSSRDAANDSGEEGYRPDADEPFMSLKQQAYFRRKLQEWKESILRESQETLSQLQVDSLREADLTDRASSETDWSIELRTRDRQRKLVSKIEAAIRRIDEGEYGYCEVTGEPISLARLEARPIATMTVEAQERHERNEKVSRED; this is encoded by the coding sequence ATGGCGACCGTAATGAATCGTGTGGACGATACCGGGAAATCCAGTCGAGATGCCGCCAACGACAGCGGCGAAGAGGGCTATCGTCCAGACGCGGACGAGCCGTTCATGAGCTTGAAGCAACAGGCCTATTTCCGCCGCAAGCTTCAGGAGTGGAAGGAGTCGATCCTTCGGGAGTCGCAGGAAACGCTTTCCCAGTTGCAGGTCGATTCCTTGCGCGAGGCCGATCTCACCGATCGCGCATCAAGCGAGACCGATTGGTCGATCGAACTGCGGACGCGGGACCGTCAACGCAAACTCGTTTCCAAGATCGAGGCGGCGATTCGCCGGATCGACGAAGGGGAATACGGCTATTGCGAAGTCACCGGCGAGCCTATCAGCCTAGCGCGGCTCGAGGCGCGTCCGATCGCGACGATGACGGTCGAGGCGCAGGAACGGCACGAGCGTAACGAGAAGGTGTCGCGCGAGGATTGA
- a CDS encoding host attachment family protein, whose protein sequence is MHLPHNSVVLVADGRKMLFLRNEGDNEFPNLVVEKAQEQDNPATRDQATDSAGRASSPQGGVQSSVEPTDFHQIEEDRFAADAADFLKTGALKNAYDSLIIVAPPKTLGELRKHYHKEVSSRLKGELDKDLTGHPIKDIEKALQNA, encoded by the coding sequence ATGCATCTTCCCCACAACTCCGTCGTGCTCGTCGCGGACGGCCGGAAAATGCTGTTCCTGCGCAACGAGGGCGACAACGAGTTCCCCAATCTCGTGGTCGAAAAGGCGCAGGAGCAGGACAACCCCGCCACGCGCGATCAGGCGACCGACTCCGCAGGCCGCGCCTCGTCGCCGCAGGGCGGCGTGCAGAGTTCGGTGGAACCGACCGATTTCCACCAGATCGAGGAAGATCGCTTCGCCGCTGACGCCGCCGACTTCCTGAAGACCGGTGCGCTGAAGAACGCCTACGACTCGCTGATCATCGTCGCGCCGCCGAAGACGCTCGGCGAACTGCGCAAGCATTACCACAAGGAAGTCAGCAGCCGTCTCAAGGGCGAGCTCGACAAGGACCTGACCGGGCATCCGATTAAGGACATCGAGAAGGCGCTCCAGAACGCCTGA
- the serS gene encoding serine--tRNA ligase, which translates to MHDIRLIRDDPAAFDAALAKRGVAPQSASLVTLDEQRRATIAESQTAQTRRNELSKAIGQAKAQKDEAKAQALMAEVASLKDALPALEAEEARLGGELQAMLAAIPNLPANDVPQGGGEDDNALVHTRGTPKTYAFAAREHDAIGPALGLDFETGATMSGARFTLVRGAAAKLQRALGQFMLDHVADAGFEQVSPPLLVRDEAVFGTGQLPKFSEDLFRTTDGRWLIPTAEVSLTNIVREQILSEGELPLRFTALTPCFRSEAGAAGRDTRGYIRQHQFDKVEMVSIVTPDMSEAEHERMTACAEGVLDALQLPFRRMLLCTGDMGFTAARTYDLEVWLPGQARYREISSVSTCTDFQARRMNARYRPEGEKGTRFVHTLNGSALAVGRTLVAVLENYQQEDGSVAVPAVLQPYLGGLILLEPKR; encoded by the coding sequence ATGCACGACATACGCCTGATCCGCGACGATCCCGCCGCTTTCGACGCCGCCCTCGCCAAGCGGGGTGTGGCACCGCAGTCCGCATCGTTGGTGACGCTCGATGAGCAGCGCCGCGCGACGATCGCGGAGTCGCAGACCGCACAGACGCGGCGCAACGAACTGTCGAAGGCGATCGGCCAGGCCAAGGCTCAGAAGGACGAGGCCAAGGCGCAGGCGCTGATGGCCGAGGTCGCCAGCCTGAAGGACGCGCTGCCTGCACTGGAAGCGGAAGAAGCGCGGCTGGGTGGCGAACTCCAGGCCATGCTCGCCGCGATCCCGAACCTTCCCGCGAACGACGTGCCGCAAGGGGGCGGCGAGGACGACAACGCACTGGTCCACACCCGCGGCACCCCCAAGACCTACGCCTTCGCCGCACGGGAGCACGACGCGATCGGCCCTGCCCTCGGTCTCGATTTCGAAACCGGCGCAACGATGTCGGGCGCGCGCTTCACGCTGGTCCGCGGTGCTGCCGCCAAGTTGCAGCGGGCCCTCGGGCAGTTCATGCTCGATCATGTCGCGGACGCCGGGTTCGAACAAGTCTCGCCGCCGCTGCTCGTCCGCGACGAAGCGGTGTTCGGCACCGGCCAGCTGCCCAAGTTCTCCGAGGACCTGTTCCGTACCACCGATGGTCGCTGGCTCATTCCCACGGCGGAGGTCAGCCTCACCAACATCGTCCGCGAACAGATATTGAGCGAGGGCGAACTGCCGCTGCGCTTCACCGCGCTGACGCCGTGCTTCCGCTCCGAGGCAGGCGCGGCGGGGCGCGATACACGCGGCTATATCCGCCAGCATCAGTTCGACAAGGTCGAGATGGTCTCGATCGTCACCCCCGACATGTCCGAGGCCGAGCATGAGCGGATGACCGCGTGCGCGGAAGGCGTGCTCGATGCGTTGCAGCTGCCGTTCAGGCGGATGCTCCTATGCACCGGCGATATGGGCTTCACCGCAGCACGCACCTATGATCTCGAAGTCTGGCTGCCGGGCCAGGCGCGCTATCGCGAGATCAGCAGCGTCTCGACCTGCACCGATTTCCAGGCGCGGCGGATGAACGCGCGCTATCGGCCCGAAGGCGAGAAGGGCACGCGGTTCGTCCACACGCTCAACGGTTCGGCACTCGCGGTCGGCCGCACGCTGGTCGCGGTGCTGGAGAATTACCAGCAGGAGGACGGTTCGGTCGCGGTGCCGGCGGTGCTGCAGCCGTATCTCGGCGGACTGATCCTGTTGGAGCCGAAGCGCTGA
- the surE gene encoding 5'/3'-nucleotidase SurE produces MRILLTNDDGYHAPGLKVLETIARTLSDDIWVVAPADEQSGAGHSLTLSRPIRVRKHGEKRYAVAGTPTDAVMMALAKIMKDSPPDLILSGVNRGANLAEDVTYSGTVSAAMEGALGGIRSIALSQIYSREGMGDSVPFEAAAAWGERVLRPLVDAPLAPRTLVNVNFPAGPADAVKGVRVVGQGLRDYGRLQIVSNTDPRGYEYHWFALGRTVETPAPATDLEATAAGYVSVTPLHLDLTHVESMDMLAQAYR; encoded by the coding sequence ATGCGGATCCTGCTGACCAACGACGACGGCTATCATGCGCCCGGGCTCAAGGTGCTGGAGACGATCGCCCGGACATTGTCGGACGATATCTGGGTGGTGGCGCCCGCCGACGAGCAATCGGGCGCCGGCCATTCGCTGACGCTGTCGCGACCGATCCGCGTGCGCAAGCACGGCGAGAAGCGCTATGCGGTCGCGGGTACGCCGACCGATGCGGTGATGATGGCGCTGGCCAAGATCATGAAGGACAGCCCGCCCGACCTGATCCTCTCGGGCGTCAACCGCGGCGCGAACCTGGCCGAGGACGTGACCTATTCGGGTACCGTCTCGGCGGCGATGGAGGGCGCGCTGGGCGGCATCCGGTCGATCGCGCTGAGCCAGATCTACAGCCGCGAAGGCATGGGCGACAGCGTGCCGTTCGAAGCCGCCGCGGCGTGGGGCGAACGCGTGCTGCGCCCGCTGGTCGACGCGCCGCTGGCGCCACGGACGCTGGTCAACGTGAACTTTCCTGCCGGCCCGGCCGATGCGGTCAAGGGTGTGCGCGTCGTCGGCCAGGGCTTGCGCGATTATGGCCGGTTGCAGATCGTCAGCAACACCGATCCGCGCGGCTATGAGTATCACTGGTTTGCGCTCGGCCGGACCGTCGAGACGCCCGCGCCTGCGACCGATCTCGAAGCGACCGCCGCCGGGTATGTGTCGGTAACGCCGCTGCACCTCGACCTGACGCATGTCGAGTCGATGGACATGCTCGCACAGGCCTATCGTTGA
- a CDS encoding M23 family metallopeptidase: protein MRRAGVLASLATLALTACIPKVDHPAGYGTASQRPYRGPTPRRDDPPRERDDTPRENRPRDDRLPQDIPGRDTGEVTTLPAPRPAWEARPVSADAKTIPDTTYVVRPGDTLSRVVDRSGASLETIARANDLESPYALRAGQRLQIPGGRYHQVRRGETGIAIARAYGVEWSRIVAANALVEPYVLRADQRIQIPGEANGGTASASERARAFTLDIDDILTGGEPALASNQAPARPIATPRRVLPSNAVVTAPARLASGGFLWPVDGKVVKRFGHGASGERNDGIKIAVPVSTPIHAAADGVVAYVGDGIAALGGLVIVKHGGGWTSVYGHASKLLVQRGQSVKRGQTIALSGDTGFADRPELHFELRKGRTPVDPSSQLPRS from the coding sequence ATGCGGCGTGCGGGTGTCCTGGCTTCTCTGGCGACGCTCGCGCTGACCGCATGCATTCCGAAGGTCGATCACCCTGCGGGCTACGGTACCGCGTCGCAACGTCCCTACCGGGGTCCCACGCCCCGCCGCGACGATCCGCCCCGCGAGCGTGACGATACCCCGCGCGAGAATCGGCCGCGCGACGACAGGCTGCCGCAGGACATTCCCGGACGCGATACCGGCGAGGTCACCACCCTGCCCGCCCCGCGCCCCGCCTGGGAAGCACGGCCGGTCAGTGCAGATGCGAAGACTATTCCCGACACCACCTACGTCGTCCGGCCCGGCGATACACTGAGCCGCGTAGTCGATCGCAGCGGCGCCAGCCTAGAGACGATCGCGCGCGCGAACGACCTCGAATCGCCCTATGCTCTCCGCGCCGGCCAGCGTTTGCAGATCCCCGGCGGTCGCTATCATCAGGTGCGGCGCGGCGAGACCGGCATCGCGATCGCCCGCGCCTATGGTGTCGAATGGTCGCGAATCGTCGCCGCCAACGCGCTCGTCGAACCGTACGTGCTCCGCGCCGACCAGCGCATCCAGATCCCCGGCGAGGCGAACGGCGGCACGGCCAGCGCCTCGGAGCGCGCGCGGGCGTTCACGCTCGACATCGACGACATCCTGACGGGCGGCGAACCCGCACTCGCCAGCAACCAGGCGCCGGCAAGACCGATCGCGACGCCGCGGCGCGTGCTGCCGTCCAACGCCGTCGTCACCGCGCCCGCACGTCTGGCGAGCGGCGGATTCCTGTGGCCGGTCGACGGCAAGGTCGTGAAACGCTTCGGCCATGGTGCAAGCGGCGAGCGCAACGACGGCATCAAGATCGCCGTACCGGTGTCGACCCCGATCCATGCGGCGGCGGACGGCGTGGTCGCCTATGTCGGCGACGGCATCGCCGCGCTGGGCGGACTGGTGATCGTCAAGCACGGTGGCGGCTGGACGAGTGTGTACGGCCACGCGTCCAAGCTGCTGGTGCAGCGCGGCCAGAGCGTCAAGCGCGGCCAGACGATTGCGCTGTCGGGCGATACCGGGTTCGCGGATCGGCCGGAACTTCACTTCGAGCTGCGCAAGGGGCGGACGCCGGTGGACCCGTCGTCGCAACTGCCGCGGAGCTAA
- the tyrS gene encoding tyrosine--tRNA ligase gives MTYQSDLLTTLTSRGYVHQMTDATALDALAGKQVVPGYIGFDPTAPSLHVGSLVQIMLLRRLQQTGHKPIVLMGGGTGKIGDPSFKDEARKLLGEDGIKANVASIRRIFERFLTFAPEGEAGGPTDAVMLDNAEWLDALEYIPFLRDVGQHFSVNRMLAFDSVKLRLDREQSLSFLEFNYMILQAYDFLELSRRAECRLQMGGSDQWGNIVNGIELSRRMDGTEVYGVTTPLITTADGAKMGKTMSGAVWLHEDQLPHFDYWQFWRNTDDRDVGRFLKLFTDLPLDEIARLEALEGAEINAAKIVLANEATAMCRGREAAEQAADTARKTFEEGASGDSLPSYTVAGGSIGIVEALVGLGFVASNGEARRKIAEGAVRVDGEAVREPAASIDVAAPVRLSLGKKRHGMLTPS, from the coding sequence ATGACCTACCAGTCCGACCTGCTCACCACGCTGACCTCGCGCGGCTATGTCCACCAGATGACCGACGCGACCGCGCTCGACGCGCTTGCCGGCAAGCAGGTCGTGCCCGGCTATATCGGCTTCGACCCGACCGCACCGTCGCTCCACGTCGGCAGCCTCGTCCAGATCATGCTGCTGCGCCGGCTCCAGCAGACCGGGCACAAGCCGATCGTCCTGATGGGCGGCGGCACCGGCAAGATCGGCGATCCGAGCTTCAAGGACGAAGCACGCAAGCTGCTCGGCGAGGACGGGATCAAGGCCAACGTCGCCTCGATCCGGCGCATCTTCGAACGCTTCCTGACGTTTGCGCCTGAAGGTGAAGCGGGCGGCCCCACCGACGCGGTGATGCTCGACAACGCCGAGTGGCTCGATGCGCTCGAATACATCCCGTTCCTGCGCGACGTTGGCCAGCATTTCTCGGTCAACCGGATGCTCGCGTTCGACTCGGTCAAGCTTCGGCTCGACCGGGAACAGTCGCTGAGCTTCCTCGAATTCAACTACATGATCCTCCAGGCATACGACTTTCTCGAACTCTCGCGCCGCGCCGAGTGCCGGTTGCAAATGGGCGGATCGGACCAGTGGGGAAACATCGTCAACGGCATCGAGCTGTCGCGCCGGATGGACGGGACCGAAGTCTACGGCGTCACCACGCCGCTGATCACGACCGCGGACGGCGCCAAGATGGGCAAGACGATGTCGGGCGCGGTCTGGCTGCACGAGGACCAGTTGCCGCACTTCGACTATTGGCAGTTCTGGCGCAACACCGACGACCGCGACGTCGGCCGCTTCCTGAAGCTGTTCACCGACCTGCCGCTCGACGAGATCGCGCGCCTGGAAGCGCTCGAAGGCGCGGAGATCAACGCCGCCAAGATCGTCCTTGCCAACGAAGCGACCGCGATGTGCCGCGGACGTGAAGCCGCGGAGCAAGCCGCGGACACCGCGCGGAAGACGTTCGAGGAGGGCGCGTCAGGCGATTCGCTGCCGAGCTACACGGTCGCTGGTGGCTCGATCGGTATCGTCGAGGCTCTGGTCGGCCTGGGCTTCGTCGCCTCCAACGGCGAGGCCCGCCGGAAGATCGCCGAGGGTGCCGTGCGCGTCGATGGCGAGGCCGTCCGTGAGCCTGCCGCGAGCATCGACGTTGCGGCGCCCGTCCGGCTCAGTCTCGGCAAGAAACGACATGGGATGCTAACCCCCTCGTAA
- a CDS encoding PilZ domain-containing protein, with protein sequence MPRYATAVRDARGEPRDEVLHRTHALDGDGHPVKLVLVNMSANGLMARCDGDPAAGERLRIRLPILGYVDAVVRWSLGGRIGCELERTIPLADYYTMLTVMMRNS encoded by the coding sequence ATGCCACGCTACGCAACGGCCGTTCGCGATGCGCGCGGCGAGCCGCGCGACGAAGTCCTGCATCGTACGCATGCGCTGGATGGCGACGGGCATCCGGTGAAGCTCGTGCTCGTCAACATGTCCGCCAACGGCCTCATGGCGCGGTGCGACGGCGATCCGGCCGCGGGTGAGCGATTGCGGATCCGCCTGCCGATCCTTGGCTATGTCGACGCGGTCGTCCGCTGGTCGCTCGGCGGGCGGATCGGCTGCGAACTCGAACGGACGATCCCGCTCGCCGACTATTACACGATGCTCACCGTGATGATGCGCAACAGCTGA